The nucleotide sequence CCATCGAATCGCTGGACCGGGAAGACATCCCGCAGATCAGCGTGACGGCCAATCAGGGCAAGCTGCTGCAGGTTCTGCTGATGCTGGGCAGCGCCAGGACCGTGCTGGAGCTAGGTACCCTGGGCGGATATAGTACCATCTGGATGGCCCGGGCGTTGCCCGAGGATGGGAAAGTAATCAGTCTGGAAATCGACGAAAATCACGCGAAGGTAGCCCGGCAGAATATTGAAAAGGCTGGACTTACCCACAAAGTGGAGGTACGGGTCGGCAAGGCACTAGACTTGCTTCCTAAGATGGCAGCCAACGGAGAAGGACCTTTCGATATGATATTTATCGATGCCGACAAACCGCCCTATGCCGAGTATTTCAAA is from Salmonirosea aquatica and encodes:
- a CDS encoding O-methyltransferase; translated protein: MNADLFKKVDDYISDLLAPEDAVLTETIESLDREDIPQISVTANQGKLLQVLLMLGSARTVLELGTLGGYSTIWMARALPEDGKVISLEIDENHAKVARQNIEKAGLTHKVEVRVGKALDLLPKMAANGEGPFDMIFIDADKPPYAEYFKLALTLSRPGTLIICDNVIREGKVLDANHPDERVQGVRRFNQLLAETPSVTATILQTVGAKDYDGMAIAVVNQTA